A window of the Aquimarina spinulae genome harbors these coding sequences:
- a CDS encoding methyltransferase domain-containing protein → MKPIPNKKKIVDYYQKQVEEHGFGAKGMDWKNEETQDLRFEIINRYIDFFDKPSVLDVGCGGGGYLGYCKKKELDFIYKGIDIVPDMIDQVNSIYGNDKAKLINVENVSENFDYVIASGTYNAKLDSKTNDWEIYVFESIENMFKISNKKVILNLMTPHVDYEYDRLYYPDLGKLTSFIVKKMTRNFIIDHSYDLYELTLVIHK, encoded by the coding sequence ATGAAGCCAATACCAAATAAGAAGAAAATAGTTGACTATTATCAAAAACAGGTAGAAGAGCATGGATTTGGAGCTAAAGGAATGGATTGGAAAAATGAAGAGACTCAGGACTTGAGATTTGAAATAATTAATAGATACATAGATTTTTTTGATAAGCCCTCTGTTCTTGATGTAGGATGTGGCGGTGGAGGATATTTGGGGTATTGTAAAAAAAAAGAACTTGATTTTATATATAAAGGAATCGATATAGTTCCTGATATGATTGATCAGGTTAATAGTATCTATGGTAATGATAAAGCTAAACTAATAAATGTTGAAAACGTTTCCGAAAATTTTGATTACGTTATAGCTTCTGGTACGTATAATGCAAAACTAGATTCAAAAACAAACGATTGGGAAATTTATGTTTTTGAATCAATCGAAAATATGTTTAAGATTAGTAATAAGAAAGTTATTTTAAATCTAATGACACCTCATGTAGATTATGAATATGATCGATTGTATTATCCAGATTTAGGTAAGTTAACCTCTTTTATTGTTAAAAAAATGACGAGAAATTTTATCATTGACCATTCTTATGATCTTTATGAACTAACGCTTGTGATACATAAATAA
- a CDS encoding acetyltransferase gives MKSIVIVGTGDYAEMAYQYLKRDNYNKVIAFSVEKKFKTVNKFCDLPVVDFEEITNFFPAQTHELLIAIGPNKVNTVRERLYLEAKDLGYDFVTYISPRANIWDPKMVGENSFIFDGCVIEPGAKIGVNTVLWSGTVVAHHSTIGDHCFLAPSVAVSGKITIKNNCFIGINATIRDHVTIEEHCIIGCGAVIKKNTVKNGVYSTKGTDLLRVDSIETQI, from the coding sequence ATGAAGTCTATTGTTATTGTTGGAACTGGTGATTATGCCGAAATGGCATATCAATATTTAAAAAGAGATAATTATAATAAAGTTATTGCCTTTTCTGTAGAGAAAAAATTTAAAACTGTAAATAAATTTTGTGATCTACCCGTTGTTGATTTTGAAGAGATAACCAATTTTTTTCCAGCTCAAACACATGAATTGTTAATTGCAATCGGGCCAAATAAAGTAAATACGGTGAGAGAACGTTTATATCTTGAAGCAAAAGATTTAGGCTATGATTTTGTTACATACATTAGTCCAAGAGCAAATATTTGGGATCCAAAAATGGTAGGAGAAAATAGTTTTATTTTTGATGGTTGTGTAATAGAACCTGGTGCCAAAATAGGTGTTAATACTGTTTTGTGGTCAGGAACTGTAGTCGCCCACCATTCTACAATTGGAGATCATTGTTTTTTGGCGCCGTCTGTTGCTGTTTCAGGAAAAATAACAATTAAGAATAATTGTTTTATAGGGATTAATGCTACAATAAGGGATCATGTTACAATTGAAGAACATTGTATTATTGGGTGTGGAGCAGTGATTAAAAAGAATACTGTAAAAAATGGTGTATATTCTACCAAGGGAACAGATTTATTACGTGTTGATAGTATAGAAACTCAAATATAA